Proteins encoded together in one Chitinophaga lutea window:
- a CDS encoding MFS transporter produces the protein MNLKPSEILTEQDVKRGLKLVIGDGLASETMTTLTGGAFIMAMAILLGANNLQLGLIAALPTMVNMFQLIAIWLVRRFNNRRAITVICAVLARLPLLFIGLLPLLAPGVMTIELVIPILFFYYLSGAVAGASWNSWMKDLVPEKTLGAYFALRSSYMQTLNAVLSLMLALGLDYIRHYYPALEMNAYGYMFIVAGVVGLTGTTFLAKTPEPQRFMPKENIFKMLARPLKDGNFRRLLFFNSAWVFAVNIAAPFFTVFMMKSMGLGLSYIIGLTIVSQVSSIFTIRIWGLFADRYSNKTIIAIGAPLYILCLVAWCFVGIYSQLWPNLLLLSLIHLLMGIANAGINLSLTNIGLKLAPTADAIVYLSTKNIVTAVFSALAPLAGGILADYFTGRHLKIDAEWASPRWTKTLHIVELHEWNFLFLFGALLGLVAIELLRRVKETGEVEKDTVVRILRSTLRNNLKDNFLTGNLMNGYTQLKSVFRRRFF, from the coding sequence ATGAATCTGAAGCCCAGCGAAATATTGACGGAACAGGATGTAAAACGAGGGCTGAAGCTGGTGATAGGAGACGGGCTGGCTTCGGAAACCATGACGACCCTTACCGGAGGGGCCTTCATCATGGCCATGGCCATCCTGCTGGGCGCCAATAACCTGCAGTTGGGTTTGATTGCCGCATTGCCCACGATGGTCAATATGTTCCAGCTGATCGCCATCTGGCTGGTGCGCCGTTTTAACAACCGGCGGGCGATCACCGTGATCTGCGCCGTGCTGGCCCGCCTGCCCCTGCTGTTCATAGGGCTGTTGCCGCTGCTGGCGCCGGGTGTGATGACTATCGAACTGGTGATCCCCATCCTCTTTTTTTATTACCTCTCTGGCGCTGTGGCCGGCGCCAGCTGGAATTCCTGGATGAAGGACCTTGTGCCTGAAAAAACACTGGGCGCTTATTTCGCCCTGCGCAGCAGTTATATGCAAACGCTCAATGCGGTATTGAGCCTGATGCTGGCATTGGGGCTCGACTATATCCGCCACTATTACCCCGCGCTTGAAATGAATGCGTATGGATATATGTTTATTGTGGCCGGCGTGGTGGGACTGACAGGCACCACTTTTCTTGCTAAAACGCCGGAACCGCAGCGGTTCATGCCGAAGGAGAACATCTTTAAAATGCTGGCGCGGCCGTTGAAAGACGGGAACTTCCGGCGCCTGCTGTTCTTCAATTCCGCCTGGGTGTTCGCCGTCAATATTGCCGCCCCCTTTTTTACCGTGTTCATGATGAAAAGCATGGGGCTCGGTCTTTCCTACATCATCGGCCTGACCATCGTGAGCCAGGTGAGCAGTATTTTTACCATCCGCATCTGGGGCCTTTTTGCGGACCGCTACAGTAACAAAACCATCATCGCCATCGGGGCCCCGCTATATATACTGTGCCTGGTGGCCTGGTGTTTTGTGGGCATCTATTCCCAACTGTGGCCCAATCTGCTGCTGCTTTCGCTGATCCACCTGCTGATGGGCATCGCCAATGCGGGGATCAACCTGTCGCTAACCAACATCGGCCTCAAGCTGGCGCCCACGGCCGACGCCATTGTTTACCTCAGCACCAAGAACATCGTTACGGCCGTGTTTTCAGCCCTGGCGCCACTGGCGGGCGGCATACTGGCGGATTATTTTACCGGGCGGCACCTTAAAATAGACGCGGAATGGGCGAGCCCCCGCTGGACCAAAACCCTGCACATCGTGGAGCTGCACGAATGGAACTTCCTCTTTTTGTTCGGGGCGCTGCTGGGCCTGGTGGCCATCGAATTGCTGCGGCGGGTCAAGGAAACGGGCGAAGTGGAAAAAGATACGGTCGTACGCATCCTTCGCAGCACGCTTCGCAACAACCTCAAGGACAATTTCCTCACCGGCAACCTCATGAACGGGTATACCCAACTGAAGAGCGTATTCAGAAGAAGATTTTTCTGA